The genomic interval ACAgatatttaagtgttttatacTGCTTATTACTGATTATCCACTACATTTCAGAGAGCATTTTGAGACAGTAACTGTTCTCAATCAAGGTTTTACACAGagaattttacatttacattttactgtttATGTCAGGTTCAATTTGCAATACATTTAATCAACATATCTCTTTGTATACATACAGTTATGAAATGTAGTAAtacaaataattatatatattattatataattatatataataaattaatgtGTCATTATGAAGAAACAAAAAGGAGGTGAAAGGGAATTAAGGGTAAATAGCTGTAAATAATGCAACTTATTTTATAATGTTAAGCCAATTACTGTatgtcttcatttttaaaagaaaacattgaagTGTGACAAGATGAGATAATTCATCTTTGAATAATTAAATCTAACCAACAACATTTTGTACTTTTCAAAAGACAAACATGCATGAAATCTAAATTTATGATGGGGGTTTCATGAGCACTGTACACGACATGTGAAACCACCCTTTAACTAATCCTACTGTATGTCTACGCTCCTACAAGAGCAACCAAAGAGCTTGTTGTAAATTTcacaacaacttttttttttgttttgttttttacagtgtcaaCTTACACAAATTTCCAGTTTACCCGTCTTTCAACCTACTAATGTTCTCTATCACTTTTCCTTTCTGGTGACCCTGAAGTTCACAGAAGTGATTACACGTATAGAGGAGGGTATCACTACCACTTCCAGCCACCAAGGATCCCTCCACCGGTAGGGTATCAACCTATTCCTCTTTCTCCGCCAATGACTTACCACAGGCCCTCAGTCCACATGCCGCCATATCACCACCACAGGTTCACAGGGCCGGTGGTGGCCCCGCACACGCCCCACATTTACAAAGGCCTGTCTCCACCTGTAGCTTACCATCCACATCAACGAGTCAAAGGCCCGTTTCCTTACAAAGTAAAAGGTCCATGCCCAACACACCGCACGGTAACGACAACACCTGTAGTAAACGTCCCTACTGACCTCCCAACCCAACCAGAGTCTACACTTCTGCCAACTCTGCCAGCATCTACAGTGGCACCACAGACAACAACCGTCCTgccggtggtggtggtgaccaCGGTGCAGCCAGCGGAGACCGGCGCTCCCGTGACGCTACCGGTCAGTACCCAAAGCGGCCTCATCGCCACCGTCAGTCCAGGTAGAACATGACCAGTCAGGTTTGCTTCCCAACACAAATATATGCACCTCTGCAGCTTTTAGGGTCAGAAGGTTTTGAGCCCACAGAAAACttcaaaattaaagtgaaatGGTGTACAAAGCTAATGCTAGTAGTCCATAAGCTTGGcttaacttatcttatcttagcaTAAAGTCTCGTCTTAGCTCTTTAACAGGTggttaggggggaaaaaacaacacaacaaatgatGTCACATGGTGTTCTGGTACTAATTTACAGTTCAGGGAAAATTAAAATGATCACCCATAAGTAAACGCTCAAGTGACTTTTACCTGGGACCCCTCAAAGTCTCTTGAAACACCCCTGATCCTGGTAGGCAGATTTAAAACCTTATCACTGATAACCCAGGTTCATGTCAGTCTAAAGGCTAAGCTATGCTAACTATCTGTTAGGCGTGTaggtattcatttattttacagagaTGACAGTGGTAATACTCTGTCTCGGAAAGACTGCAAATAAGCAAGAGTTTCTTGTATTACTGCTTTTACTTTAAGCAAAACAATGGGTCCTTTACATGGAGGCCATGTTGGCAGGTCACGTTAGGTTCTAACAGAGCTTGTTAATTGCAAAAGACGACCAACATGAAACCAGTAGGGTTTAACAATGTCTTTTTAACACAGAAGCAGCTACTTAAGTAGtattttctatgtgtgtgtaagtgattGGACAGGCAGGGACGCTAACACTGTCTTCATCTTTCGGTGTGATGTCACGTTAGCGTGTGGACATCAAGCATCCTCTTCATTCAAGGAAAAATGACATGAAAGGATCCGTCGGTTCATCAATGAGAAGTCTTCAGTGGACCCTGAAATGATACATAGTATATCCTTCGACATACTATATCATTTCACCACAATCCTTTTTACATTACAGCTGCATTGATGCACAACAATGTCACGAGTTTCCATGGGAACGGTGTTGTGCATCATGATagttgactctctctctctctctctctgtgaaaaGTCAACCAACAACCTTAAATTTGATTGTCTGAATGATGAAATGGATTTAATCCTGCCGTGGTTTGGTTGATCACCAGAGACAGACTCTCAGTGCAGGAGCCTCCCCCTGGACCTGGTCTTCATCATCGACAGTTCTCGCAGCGTGCGTCCTGGTGAGTTTGAGAAGGTCAAGATCTTCCTGGCGGACATGGTTGACACTCTGGACGTGGGCTCAGAAGCCACCCGAGTGGCTGTGGTCAACTACGCCAGCACCGTCAAGCTTGAGTTCCTGCTCAAAGACCACTTTAACAAGCTTGACATGAAGAAAGCCATCTCCCGCATTGAGCCTTTGGCTGCAGGCACCATGACAGGCCTTGCCATCAAGACTGCAGTGAACGAGGCCTTCACTGAGCAGTCTGGAGCCCGACCACGCTCCAGGAACATCTCCAAGGTAGCCATCATTGTGACCGACGGGAGGCCTCAAGACCAGGTGCAGGAGGTGTCTGCTGCAGCCCGAGCCTCTGGTATCGAGATCTACGCCGTTGGGGTGGACCGCGCAGACATGCGCTCCCTGCAGCTGATGGCCAGCATTCCCCTAGATGACCACGTCTTCTATGTGGAGACATATGGCGTTATTGAGAAGCTCACCTCTAAGTTCAGGGAGACCCTTTGCGGTAGGACAAAGAAGACCCTTTCCCATCATTAACCCTAGTTCTAGTTCCTGTAAGGGGCACCTACAGTCTTCAGGgggtttgtttcactttgtggATCATTTGCAGTGTTATTGCTGaactctgaaacacacagatgcTCTCAAATCCCACATGCACTGCAGATGTCTGGACTAAACCCACGTAAAGTCTTGGGGCCATGAGGTCTTAAACTTTCAGCTTCTTCTATTTTATAAGCAAAAATTGTATAATGTGGTAATTTTTTAAAAGGTCATAGTTATATGAAATGAGTGAAACATGCAGTATAACCTCACTTTACCAGACACATCCAGACTTAAATGTTCATTGTGTAAGAATTAAtgacacctaatggtgagactgcagattgcaaatGAAGACTTCTCTGTTCACCCGTTCTTtcccaagtgtgtcagggaactaccgTGGTATTTGCATACCAAATTAGACGAAACACATTTGTCTACTGTTCCATAGTAGACTAATTCCAAATGAACCTGTGAATTCCATCAGGTTCATTTTCAAGGCTTATCTTAAATCTATAGTACATTTGACTTCTGCCAACAAGCCCTCCTacctgttacacactggacctttaatgcagTAATTGACATATGTCTAAATTAACGTGTAGATTGGCTGTGTTATTGACATGAAAAAATGTTTGCATGCAAATTCACAAAGCAGACGTTGCTGTTAAATGTGTTGTCCAACATATGGCAGCTCTTCAAAAGGCCTTGACTAAGATGGAGTGAAGGTTTGTATGGACCCGTTTTTGAAAAGAACATCACACAAATACTTTTACAGAAAAAACCCTTGACTTTTAACTATTAATTGAGTAGAGTGTAGAGAAGTAACCTGCTGTGTGCTAGCACATGAAACTTGCTATCCCTTAATCCTGGTTTTATTCTAGGTCTGGATCCTTGTGCCATGGGACACAACTGCGAACACATTTGTGTCAACAGCCACGCCTCCTATAACTGCAAGTGCCGGAATGGTTATATCTTGAATGTGGACAAGAGAACATGTTCCCTGAAACGTAAGAGCATCTCGTATGGACTCCTACAGTAGATTTATTTTTCGACTGTGATACTAATGAGTACATATAGTCCGACTTCAGTCCGACTaaggagtaattggactatgaatcgcattatcttGGTATGTTAGTCTCACTGAGACTAGCTCAATTTGAGGCAAACTAACATCCTTATATGatattaagaaaaccaaattattagACTTAAGTCTTAGTCTGGCTAAAATCTGAcataacatgcatgtaaacatactaaATGACGTGTCTCCTGGTCTCAGGTGAATGCAAATAAATTCAGGAGGAACCTTTCCACTTCAATTGAATTAGGAGCATGAACTCATTAGTTTCTTTAACCTCTATTTACCCAGTACCCAGTTGTGATAGTTGTAAATTAATAATTGTAGATTATAGATTAAGTGTATTTGTCGTGGGTCTGTGTTCATTTTGACCTCGGTGGGGCCTTGTTGGAGAGAGTGGGTGGTatcgtgtgtgtgagtgatttttttttcttctttcaaccCTTTACACACGTCTGTTAAACTGATGTGAAATTTGCTTTCTCCCGGTGAAGAGGTGATGGCATTGGTGGTGGAGGATCCGTGTAAATGTGAAGCCAGACTGGCTTTCCAGAAGCAGATGCAGGCGGCCGTCCAGCAGCTCACATCCAAGCATATCCTTTCTGTTGTTTCAGATGGAAGACGCTGTTTTATTAACATTCTCTGCTGAACATCATCTATCTGCTGTTGCTTGTATTGGTGGTACTTGACTTCTTCTCTGTGCACGTGTTTGTGAATGACTGTCCTTCCTTGACTGACCTCACTTGCTGATGTGTCTGGCAGAATAGAGCATCTGGAGAACATGGTGGGCCGAGCTTAAAGCCGGACACACTGGTAAGCgttgacatttcttttttttttctatggtgATTGATcataaacaaaaggaaaatcccAGCCTGACTGAGTTTTTGACTCCTTGTTTATTTACTCAGTGCAAAGGCAGTGAACTGGTTTGTTTCCTGCCAGTGCCAGGAGCCATGGACTACTGCAACACAGACATCTACTTCCTGTCGTCCACCGTCCCGTAAACTGCTGCGTGGATTTCAACTGTGACTCGTGAAGCAGACGTTTCTCACTGCAACAGCATCTACAGCTGATCTgggatttttttaaactgctatAAAAACAATGTGTGATAATGTGATGATAAATGACCAAAGATAttgggttttattttatattttcattgtttctgtgatgttttctgtATGGTTTTGTGTTCTGGTTGTGCATATTGTATATACAAGTTATTTTTTGGAAACTGTCAAATTGGACTtaaataatagtagtagtagaaaaatgtttttttgcctttgttCTTTATTGTACtcgtgtgttttttaaatgctatGAGCTTATAAATAtcatcaaacaataaaataatctaacaggaaactgctgtagctctttatttttataaaacagaCAATCTCCATGAAATTAAAGACGAGAAATGTCCGTAttacataacatttcatatcatCTCAATCTTCTGAGGTACATCAGTGACCATAGTGAGATAAATGCAAAACCTAAATGATGGATGACATCCATATATCatgttttaataatattttgagCCTGTAAAACAAACTTAATTAGAGAAATCTTCTGTACAAAAGCAAGGACAGAAATACAATAAGtagtaatgtaaaaaatatgaTTGTTTTGATTGTAATCtaaggatattttttttatgatttagattttttttgtttactttgcaCAAAGGCAGCAAACTGGTTGAAATTTGACTGGGAACCTACACAGACTAAAGGATAATAACGTCAAACTGCCATTTTAAGCAGTAATACACGCGTATATTATGCTctttaaaacacatgaactaCTAAAGCATTCTAAATATTTTACTCACGATAGCATCCGATTAGCGTACTTTTGTTTGGATTCACATTAATACACATTAATTCCTgccaaaaatatttattttctattttaactaAATGATAatctggaaaaataaaaacttgagACACAACATCATTGATGGTCAGGTCTCAGCAGGAGCCGCATCATAACTCATGTGAGACGTGACGTTTGCGTGTTATACTGTATCAATCATCTTATGTAACTAACGTAAACTtctgtgacgtgtgtgtgtcagtatggaaatgtaaatatgaaagTACAGGTCTGACATTTCTGTGAACAATGTGCCATAATTCACCCCAACCTCTCAAAAACAGAAACCCACACTGATTCCTGAGCTCAGAGGGAAATCatcatgtgacctttgaccccttgAGTCCCCCATGAGATAAATAATGAATGGTTAAAAATATAAGTAGTAACTTTCCGACACGCCGTCTCTTTGCGTACGCGTACCGTCACATCTGTTTTTAAAGCCTCAGTGATGGCACAAAAACATCAGACAGACGTGGCCGTCGTGTTTTCCTCAGGAATGGCTCGGCCTgtttgtctgcagcagcagcagcagcagcagcagcagcgctgacAACAGAGCTCCTCTGTCTGCGATGTCAGTGCGAGGCGCAGAGTCAACACAGCAACGTTTACCTCCAGTCTGGTTTGGATCCTCTCCCTCCGTCCTTTAACCAGACAgctgttttatgtttgtttgctgtttcGGTGGCTTTCATggttaccacacacacacacacacacacatgggtgaGCCCACCCGTGTTTCAGGAGAAGATGAATGGGGCTCACACACCTTTGACAAGTGGGAAAGACACATGAAGTTTAGTGCAATGTGCTGCAGCAATTTGAGGTCAAGCTTTCATCAGCAGGctcaacatttattcatattaatgTTTTGGACATATTTTAATTGAGGTTTTTCcttgtatatttaaaataaacagtcCTAACAAATCACTTATTACACGATTATTTAGGAAGATATAAAGCTTTGTATTCACTTAATGGCTCTGAACGTGAGAACATGtgatacaaatataaacagcCTTGTCTCGGTGCAATAACTGCAGTGTAAGGAATCTAAACCCCTAATACTATAACTATAAGGTCTTTTATATAGTTTGATTGTacagtttattcattttttatagtgtgctgtttatatatattaactATTTACAGTGTACTTGTTCCCGAGGTGTTGTACCAAACGGAATTCTGTTTGTTGTGTATGCATAATGGCAATAAAGACTGGGATTAGGACACATGAGTTGAAGCAGTGAGGTGTTTTGACAGTAGTGATGTATGAACTAACAGTGAGGAGGACCCCTAGATGGAGGTATGTGATACAAGGCTGTCCTGGTTCTGCCAGACTAAAGTGGACTTTGATACTTTGTGCTAAGTCTCTCAGCAAACAGCAACATTTAgcattaagaagaagaagaagaagaagcagcctCTGAGAGACTGAACATAATCGGTGCTTCATGTACATGTTGGCCTcgaaaggacttttttttatattaatccACATGTACAGTGTAATGTTTCCTGAGAGAAAAGGATCCAGAAAACGTCCAGTGAATGCGATTGTGATGTAAGGGTCAGTAGTTGACCCACATTTCCACAGGTTGAATGTTATTGCAGTTTTCTCAGTAGTGTCAAAAACAccatcctcttcctctgggTCAAACAGGTCTCCGTTTGATCTGTTTCAACTCGTGCACACAGTCTGAACATAAATGGGGCGCAAAGGGGAAGTGCACGACTCCCAGGTGACCTCTGCTTTCTTAAGGTGTCATTTTTCACCGCAACCATTTGACTTCTTGT from Solea solea chromosome 17, fSolSol10.1, whole genome shotgun sequence carries:
- the matn3a gene encoding matrilin-3a isoform X2; this translates as MMMMKMKTSLWSLLCCSSLLLADVLATYHLTSGDPQQLIAAQSFAQTRDNGRPPFRTLNPAKTDSQCRSLPLDLVFIIDSSRSVRPGEFEKVKIFLADMVDTLDVGSEATRVAVVNYASTVKLEFLLKDHFNKLDMKKAISRIEPLAAGTMTGLAIKTAVNEAFTEQSGARPRSRNISKVAIIVTDGRPQDQVQEVSAAARASGIEIYAVGVDRADMRSLQLMASIPLDDHVFYVETYGVIEKLTSKFRETLCGLDPCAMGHNCEHICVNSHASYNCKCRNGYILNVDKRTCSLKQVMALVVEDPCKCEARLAFQKQMQAAVQQLTSKLADVSGRIEHLENMVGRA
- the matn3a gene encoding matrilin-3a isoform X1 yields the protein MTYHRPSVHMPPYHHHRFTGPVVAPHTPHIYKGLSPPVAYHPHQRVKGPFPYKVKGPCPTHRTVTTTPVVNVPTDLPTQPESTLLPTLPASTVAPQTTTVLPVVVVTTVQPAETGAPVTLPVSTQSGLIATVSPETDSQCRSLPLDLVFIIDSSRSVRPGEFEKVKIFLADMVDTLDVGSEATRVAVVNYASTVKLEFLLKDHFNKLDMKKAISRIEPLAAGTMTGLAIKTAVNEAFTEQSGARPRSRNISKVAIIVTDGRPQDQVQEVSAAARASGIEIYAVGVDRADMRSLQLMASIPLDDHVFYVETYGVIEKLTSKFRETLCGLDPCAMGHNCEHICVNSHASYNCKCRNGYILNVDKRTCSLKQVMALVVEDPCKCEARLAFQKQMQAAVQQLTSKLADVSGRIEHLENMVGRA